The window TAGTTGGCGTTATTCACTAAAATAACAGTTATGTTGTCATTGCGCAGACGGGCATGAATGAGATGTTGCAAACCAATGGCATAACCGCCACCATCGCCAATCATGGCCAGGGCAATATTATTAGGCTGACTCATTTTGTAACCCACCGCCAGTGGTATTGTTCGACCATGATGAGTTTGGGTAGTATCCACATTAAAAAAATCCCACGCTAATAATGAACAACCGATATCCAAACTCAAAAAAGTTTGATTCTGAATATTCATCTCGTCAATATTGGCACCGAGTGCTTTCATTAATAAAGGATAGCCACAACCAGGACAAAAACGGTGTGGCTTAGAAGATAATTTCCAGCAATGTGGTATCACTAAATTACTCATTTGATTATTTTCCATATTTCTTGAGCGGAAATACCGATTCCGGGTTTACCCCAATGGACAATCGGTATGTCTTTTACTTGTAAATTTTCTTTAACT of the Candidatus Komeilibacteria bacterium CG_4_10_14_0_2_um_filter_37_10 genome contains:
- a CDS encoding 2-oxoglutarate synthase, which produces MSNLVIPHCWKLSSKPHRFCPGCGYPLLMKALGANIDEMNIQNQTFLSLDIGCSLLAWDFFNVDTTQTHHGRTIPLAVGYKMSQPNNIALAMIGDGGGYAIGLQHLIHARLRNDNITVILVNNANYGMTGGQRAPTSIRGQKTATGVIDSDWQIDGIKLLTSISPAPVYLARAAVDNQIQMKKYLASALQWQQQKKGFSFVEILSFCPTNWHTNAGATLAYLKELKIKYPLGEF